The genomic DNA GGTTTAAGAGTGTCTTGTAAAAGATAAGTGAGAACTTGTTCAGATGATGATTCAGAAAAGACAGTGGTGAGTTGTTGATAATCTAGGGGTTGGATGTCTAATTCTGGATCAAGTGTCAACTCTACACCTAAATTAATTGCCAGTTTCAGCATTTCCTGAACGTCTTCAGGATCGGGTGTACCTTGAACTCGCCAAATAGCAGGAATTCCCAAACTGCTGAGATGATCAGCCATTAACTCATTGACTAACAAAATAAATTCCGTTAGGAAAGATCGCACGGATGAGTCATCTAGTACCACAGCCCCCATAATTCCCTCGTCATTGTAAGGGTTTTGGCTTGGTGGTAAATTTAACTGCAAGCTACCACGGGATAGACGGGCTTGTTTAGCGGCTGTGGATAAACTAGCTAAATCATTTAATATTTCGATAGTTTCGGCTGATGCTTTTGAAGATTCACCTTTAAGAATTGCTTCTGCTTGATCTTTGCTAACCCTTGTGTCTACATTGATCACACTGGGTTTAATTTCCCACTCAATCACTTCTCCGAGTTTGGGATCAATGGTAATGACAAAGGATAAAGCTAGGCGATCGCTACCTGGGACTAAAGAACAACGTTCTCCCACAGCATCAGGTAACATAGGTAGAATCAAATCCCCCAGATATACTGATCTACCCCGTTTAAGTGCTTCCCGATCTAATATCTCATCTGCTTGGATGTAGTGAGATAAATCTGTAACATGAACAATGAGTTGCCAAGGTTGGTTGGAGTGTTTTTCCAAGCTAAAAGCATTTTCCACCACTCGATCATCACCATTTACCCCTTCTATGGTTAGGGTAAACAAATTCCGTAAATCTTCGCGGCTTTTCAAATCTGCTTTCAGTAACCTTTTTGGTAATTTAGCAGCGGCATCCAGTACATTTTCGGAGAAAGTCCGAGCTAGATCATGTTTACAAGTTACCAAATCTATATCTGCCGCAGCTTCAGCATCACTACCCAGAATTTGTACTACCTGCCCCAAGGGTGGATACTGTGCCAAAGGATAACGTAGAACTTCCACATGAGCTAAGTGATCGATAGCTTCCTCTAGTGTGATCCCATTGGTGAGTAGTTTTAATTCAAACAGCAAACGATCATCTAAAGGTACAGCACGGAAACCCCCTTCTACTTGCTTAATCCGTGCTAGTAAAGTGTGATTAGAACGCTCCAAAATCAACTTTACTTCCCCTTCTGGAGAACGTCGGCGACTACCTTCTTTTAAAACTCTGACCAAAACGCGATCGCCATTCCAAGCATTACTGAGATGACTTTCCCGGATATAAATATCTTCAGACCCTTCTGTATCTTGAATCGCAAAGCAGAAACCCTTACTTGAACAGCGCAGTTTTGCCTCAATTAGTCCCTCTTCTGATACACGACGATATTTACCCCGCTCTTTAACTAGCAAGCCAATTTTTTCTAGCACCTCCAAAGCAATGTGAAGTTTTTCTAAACTGTCTTCATCCTCACAACCCAGTTTTTTTTCCAGAACTTTACGAGCCACCAATTTATCATCAGTAAAATTGGCTAGGAGTGTAGCGATTGAAAATTCCATGCAGTGAACCGACCTTTGGTCAAAACATCATTTTTTGTGTAATCTGGTTCTCCCCTGTATATCCTCACAGCCTACAGACACTTGTTGCTAACGAATTACCCGTTTGCTATAGCCTCTCGTAGAGAAGACAAGGCTGCTAAAGTTGCTGTCAGAGAAAGTCTCTGTTGGGACTTCTCGCTGTTGGGACTTCTCACTACTTAGACTTCTCGCTGCACAATATTCTCAGAATTTACCTGGGTTAAACTTTCTGCACCTAAGCAATCTTATAAAGCACCCCTGATACTTGATGTCTACCTGATAATTACGCAATTGGTTGTTGAGAGATTTAGTTTAGAGAACTTTTGATTTCACCAATAGCTGATACACAAGGTAAGAAACAGGTGTCGGATTGTTTAGATTTCAGCAGTTACTACCATAGGAATCTGAGTTTTAACTGGGAGAAATTGCTGATAAACTTAATTTGCCCATTTGTAGAATCGGTAACAATTAAGTCGGCAGCTACACAAGCAATGAGAGTGAACCTTATCTTTATATTGTAGATTTAGAGCGCACTTCCAGAAAATACTTCTAGATGTCTGTTTGGGTAATTAGTATAGCATTGAAAGGAAGAACACCCTGAGAAATTAAGCAATAGCTAAAATTTTCTGCCCCTTAGATTATGCAAAAATTAGCTGCTGCTACAATCGTGATTGACAATCATAGCTTAAAAAGTACCTGGAAATTCTATCAAGTACAAATAATTAAACAGATTAAGATTGGTGACAATATGATGTTAGCTCAATTCTAGAGCTTGTATCCCAACGGCATTGTTATTTCCGAATTAATACAGATTTTTTAAGGTAAATATAGGTAAATATATTTACTGTCCGTGTTAGTTTACAAGTTGAAGGTGTTACTCGTGCCACTGGTATGGCAGGAGCAGATACTATAGAAGTGGCTGAAGACCAAGCAAGAAATCGGGCGTTAATGGTTTTAGAAGTCGGTAATACGTACGGAAGCGAAAGCGGAATTTACCCCAAAAGCACCTATAAATACTGCAAATATTCCCCATGAATCTATGCCTGTCTCCAGTCACAGGGAGGTATTACCACAACCTGTAATTGAACAGAATAGCAATATTAGTAACCCAGATAATGGTGACGTTTTAACTCCCAGTTTTGCGGAAACCGCTACTAAAAAAGAAGAACCAGAGATTTCTACACCTCAGTTAGAAATGGTATCTAGTCGAGAACCTGAACCCCAAGTTTTGCCGGAAATTCCCACCAATCATCCTAGTCAGGAGTCAGAAAAGTATCTGATTTTGCAGGTCTTGTGCTACACTCTTTGTATTGTATGTAATATAGCAAGGAACGAGTTAGTTAGGACATAATCCTGTAAGGGAAAAATGTCCTAATCAACTCGTACTCTGCTATATCGAACTTAGGAACAATAATGGTTAATGAATATAGTGGAATAACTGATTATTACGATCTTCTGGTCATGTCTGGTTATTACAATTACCAGAAAATAGCATCGGAAGTATACTCAATCATAGGTAGTGGTTGTCGAATTCTAGAGTTAGGAGTAGGAACAGGATTACTTGTACAAGAGTACATGAAAATTGATCCAAATTGTGAGTTTACAGGTGTTGATATTACACAATCAATGATTGAAATCGCTCAGAAACGTTTGGGAAATGGTGTCACATTGATTCAAGGTGATGCCAAAACTATGCAATTAAATATGACTTTCGATGCGGTTATATCTAATGGGGGTGTATGGCTATTCCTTGATTGGGGCGATCGCTGGGAATTAGCCAGTCATATTCCCAATCTTGAATCTAACTATCATAGCTTGAAAAACTTAGCTTGCCACTTACGAGCAGGGGGATTATTTGTATTAAATCTCCAAAAACCTGGAGTAAACATGGAAAAATCTTTACCTGACGGTATTGTTTATTCACAAATCATTGAAGAATTAGAGAATACAAATGATTATCGTACCCACCAAAAAAGTTATTTCTTTAAAAAGAATGGAGAGATTTTAGCTGAGGAAAAGCTTATGGTTACTTCTTTCAAACAAAAGGTTTATGAAAAATTATTGGATGAAGCTGGATTTGTTTTTCAAGGAATAAATGGTATTGCTAGTATGGCAATTTATAAAAAGCGATAATATTCACAATTAGGTAAGTATAGTTCTAGCAGAGTAAGAGTTGATTAGAACATTTTTTTCTCTAAGATATTATGTCTTAACTAATTCATTTATTGTTATATTGGATAAGATGCCTTAGTCTAGTCTGATTAAACAGAAAATAAAGTGAATATAATGGGGTAAAAGTTCAAAATTTTACAATTTTACAAACTTATGATCAAATTCATGTTGAATATTTTTAAGATATTCTAAAGCAGGAATTTCAAATATCTGATCTTGTACCTTTTCTATATTAACTGGACTATTAATTACTTTATCAATGTCAAAAGGTTGAACTATAGGATGAGAGCTTAAAGCATAGTTAATTTCCTCAATACTAGACAACTGACTAGCTCCATAGATTCGACAATTTCCTCTTTCAGCACAAACACCCGCTTCAATTGTGTACCAATAAATTCGACCTACAAATTCCTGCAAATCTTTTCTTGCTATATATTGAGAACTTAAGTATTTGATAAAATCAGAATAGCAAGGATCAAAAAGCAATGGAATATGACCAAAAATATCATGCCACATATCTGGAACTGGGGAATAAGTGTAATCGAATCCAGATCGTACAAAAGTTGCTACAGGAAAATAACGGTGAGACAAAAGATTAAAATAATCCTCTGATGCTAATAATCCCTCCACTGGAAATAATTGCCATCCTGTTTGAGTTTCTAAAAACTTAGAAACAGTCGCAATGTGGGGAATATCTTCAATCAAATCTCTAATTCTGCTTAGACCTTCAATGAAATTTTGGCAAGCTTTGCCTTCAATATTTTCTAACTGCTCTTCTAAGAGATTTTTCCAATTACAATAGGCTTGAGTTGGATAATCAGTTAAATCTTGCAAAATTTTATGTTCTTTTAATAATCCCATAGAAACGACACTCCATTGGCAAAAGTTTTCTAGTGTTTCAATTTCAACACAACTAAATCAAGTTTTTGAAAGGTTAAATTATTTATTTTTCTGACAATACCACAATACAGTATGATGGTATCGTTATTATTGACTTTTACCAAGATATTAAAATCAGCAAAATATTGTTAGTTATGAAACCGAACTATACATTACATAAAGATTTTCGCTTACCGATGGGATTTCCTCCTGAAGCTTTTGATTCTGGGTTAGCATATCAAGCCCAAGCAGAAGATACTTTTATTGTGACTTATCCTAAAAGTGGTACAACCTGGACTCAGCATATCATTTGGATGTTGCACTATGACGGACAACCATTACCTGTGGGTAAAAATATTAATTTAGAAGTTCCCCATCTGGAAGAAATCGGGGGAGAGTTTGTAAATTCTTTACCTAAACCTCGTTTTATAAAAACCCATTTGACTTACAATTTAACTCCTTATCATCCGCAAGCAAAATATATTTACGTGGCTCGTAATCCCTTTGATTGTGCTGTTTCTTTGTATTATCATACAAAAGGTTTCATTAAACATTATGATTTTGCAGAAGGGACTTTTGATGACTTTTTTGAGTGTTTTATTACCGGAGAAGTTGACTTTGGTGATTACTTTGATCATTTGATTTCCTGGATTCATCATAAAAATGATGAAAATGTTCTGTTTCTAACTTATGAATCTATGAAAAACAATCCTAAAGCTGCAATTGTTTCCATGGCCAAATTTTTAGGTTCTAACTATGTTAGAAAAATCGAAAATATGCAAATACTAGAGAATATTCTGGAACATACTAGCTTTAAACG from Okeanomitos corallinicola TIOX110 includes the following:
- a CDS encoding ribonuclease R family protein — its product is MEFSIATLLANFTDDKLVARKVLEKKLGCEDEDSLEKLHIALEVLEKIGLLVKERGKYRRVSEEGLIEAKLRCSSKGFCFAIQDTEGSEDIYIRESHLSNAWNGDRVLVRVLKEGSRRRSPEGEVKLILERSNHTLLARIKQVEGGFRAVPLDDRLLFELKLLTNGITLEEAIDHLAHVEVLRYPLAQYPPLGQVVQILGSDAEAAADIDLVTCKHDLARTFSENVLDAAAKLPKRLLKADLKSREDLRNLFTLTIEGVNGDDRVVENAFSLEKHSNQPWQLIVHVTDLSHYIQADEILDREALKRGRSVYLGDLILPMLPDAVGERCSLVPGSDRLALSFVITIDPKLGEVIEWEIKPSVINVDTRVSKDQAEAILKGESSKASAETIEILNDLASLSTAAKQARLSRGSLQLNLPPSQNPYNDEGIMGAVVLDDSSVRSFLTEFILLVNELMADHLSSLGIPAIWRVQGTPDPEDVQEMLKLAINLGVELTLDPELDIQPLDYQQLTTVFSESSSEQVLTYLLQDTLKPALYSTVKGSHFGLALPQYTHGSSPLRRYPDLLIQRVYHILLEYGRDRRTTRVKERVNLRHSASHLEINWNVLPPELQQELQSDLTRMLIQINDREKEVQEAEADLAGLQKAQLMKQRIGQIFPGVITGVQSYGFFVEIEVPATESEIGSQLTTPLRVEGLVHVSSLKDDWYEYRARQQALFGRKNRASYRLGDRVSVQVKSVDYYRQQIDLVTVGADGMMKGMGVNTENEDTSDMYLSNRIPSFEVDSYSEEE
- a CDS encoding sulfotransferase domain-containing protein; translated protein: MKPNYTLHKDFRLPMGFPPEAFDSGLAYQAQAEDTFIVTYPKSGTTWTQHIIWMLHYDGQPLPVGKNINLEVPHLEEIGGEFVNSLPKPRFIKTHLTYNLTPYHPQAKYIYVARNPFDCAVSLYYHTKGFIKHYDFAEGTFDDFFECFITGEVDFGDYFDHLISWIHHKNDENVLFLTYESMKNNPKAAIVSMAKFLGSNYVRKIENMQILENILEHTSFKRMSLDQSRWSSERPSDMTPFIRKGEVGDWKSHFSVSQAQQLAQKFKTMTKNTEAATLWELPELI
- a CDS encoding class I SAM-dependent methyltransferase yields the protein MVNEYSGITDYYDLLVMSGYYNYQKIASEVYSIIGSGCRILELGVGTGLLVQEYMKIDPNCEFTGVDITQSMIEIAQKRLGNGVTLIQGDAKTMQLNMTFDAVISNGGVWLFLDWGDRWELASHIPNLESNYHSLKNLACHLRAGGLFVLNLQKPGVNMEKSLPDGIVYSQIIEELENTNDYRTHQKSYFFKKNGEILAEEKLMVTSFKQKVYEKLLDEAGFVFQGINGIASMAIYKKR